In the Drosophila gunungcola strain Sukarami unplaced genomic scaffold, Dgunungcola_SK_2 000001F, whole genome shotgun sequence genome, one interval contains:
- the LOC128262707 gene encoding sodium-coupled monocarboxylate transporter 2: MESVAKKGMESYRFGSVDYIVFLGMIVLSTGTGIYFGCIKKSKRKLEEVEPTLPTTMPERRKNDFGSEKMSEYLLGSRNLKVFPVAMSLIASYISGVTILGTTSEIYNYGTQYWFIAIAIVLQGIAVSYVYIPVFSALQVGSSYEYLEMRFHSVIRSIASFMFILDEILFLPFIVYVPAIALNQVSGINLHVIAVVIVVVCVFYTFVGGIKAVVHTDAWQVLVMFLSVLAVAVLATVYANGLNVLFDDAAKGGRLIFNNTNPSPYVRHTVWSVLIGGFSYWTSFNAVNQTMVQRYMSLPSLKKARASMAIFTIGVAAFVSVCCYVGLLIFEMYKDCDPLSAGLITHDDQLLPLFVVQSVGHIYGMSGLFIAGIFGAALSSLSVVLNSTSLVILEDIVRGCFKMQPSERASTILVKSTIIVLGIVALSLVFVLEQLSGILSICTSMTAIAAGTTFGLFTLGMLVPWANTVGTAVGGIASALLAGWISFGTQFTIAAGELNSQKLPVSVEGCVGNVTLRENVWVDEEQVFPLYRLSYHWINPIGVATVVVVGALVSLVTKPTNIKTLDPDLISPVIHRFLPEECFNGRNLNAQAHKNLLNVS; this comes from the exons ATGGAATCG GTGGCCAAGAAAGGCATGGAGTCCTACAGGTTTGGCAGTGTGGACTATATAGTTTTCCTAGGCATGATCGTATTATCCACCGGCACGGGCATCTATTTCGGTTGCATCAA GAAGAGCAAGAGGAAGCTCGAGGAGGTGGAACCCACTTTGCCGACCACAATGCCAGAAAGGCGAAAAAACGATTTCGGATCGGAGAAGATGAGCGAGTACCTACTTGGGTCACGCAATCTGAAAGTTTTTCCTGTTGCTATGAGTTTAATAGCCAG CTATATATCGGGCGTTACGATACTGGGAACTACCTCTGAAATCTACAATTATGGCACTCAGTATTGGTTTATAGCCATCGCAATCGTGCTGCAAGGCATTGCCGTCTCCTATGTCTACATACCCGTGTTCTCGGCTCTTCAAGTAGGCTCTTCGTATGAG TACTTGGAGATGCGTTTTCATTCGGTCATTCGAAGCATAGCATCTTTTATGTTTATACTAGATGAG ATTCTGTTTCTGCCCTTTATTGTGTATGTTCCAGCCATAGCTCTGAATCAGG TTTCTGGAATTAATCTCCATGTGATTGCTGTGGTAATTGTGGTCGTGTGTGTTTTCTACACCTTTGTG GGAGGTATCAAGGCAGTGGTCCACACAGATGCCTGGCAGGTGCTGGTGATGTTTCTTTCCGTTTTGGCAGTAGCGGTATTGGCAACAGTATATGCCAACGGCTTGAATGTTCTTTTTGACGATGCCGCCAAGGGTGGTCGATTGATTTTTAACAACACAAATCCATCACCATATGTTCGTCATACTGTTTGGAGCGTTCTCATCGGTGGATTCTCCTACTGGACATCTTTTAATGCCGTCAATCAGACCATGGTACAGCGATACATGTCTCTCCCCTCGCTGAAAAAAGCCCGTGCTTCTATGGCTATTTTCACAATTGGAGTGGCTGCCTTTGTCTCGGTTTGTTGTTATGTGGGTCTACTGATCTTTGAGATGTACAAGGATTGTGATCCTCTAAGTGCAGGCCTAATAACG CACGACGATCAACTTCTGCCGCTCTTTGTCGTCCAGAGCGTGGGTCACATCTATGGAATGTCTGGTTTGTTCATAGCTGGGATATTCGGAGCCGCCTTGAGTTCTCTTTCCGTAGTTCTCAACTCCACTTCCTTGGTGATCCTGGAGGATATAGTTCGCGGCTGCTTCAAGATGCAACCAAGTGAAAGAGCATCCACCATTTTGGTCAAGTCAACTATTATAGTTCTTGGTATAGTGGCCCTTTCACTGGTGTTTGTCCTGGAACAACTGAGTGGAATTCTGAGCATTTGCACTTCAATGACGGCCATCGCAGCTGGGACCACTTTTGGCCTGTTCACTTTGGGAATGCTCGTTCCCTGGGCCAATACTGTGGGCACTGCTGTGGGCGGAATTGCAAGTGCTCTGCTCGCCGGATGGATATCCTTCGGAACGCAGTTTACCATTGCAGCGGGTGAATTGAATTCCCAAAAACTTCCCGTGTCGGTGGAGGGGTGCGTGGGTAATGTAACCCTTCGGGAAAATGTATGGGTGGATGAGGAGCAAGTTTTCCCACTGTATCGGCTGTCCTACCACTGGATTAATCCCATTGGAGTGGCCACTGTCGTCGTGGTGGGTGCACTGGTCTCCCTTGTGACCAAACCGACGAATATAAAGACTCTGGATCCCGATCTTATATCGCCAGTGATTCACAG ATTCCTTCCAGAAGAATGCTTTAACGGTCGCAATCTTAATGCGCAGGCGCACAAAAACCTCCTAAACGTCTCCTAA
- the LOC128262708 gene encoding chitinase domain-containing protein 1 yields MRAPDALLFLLAVLLLLLTSVQGTLAPDSQKPKSKHRESTLRGGPQDSNVFDLGLVNHEPLAKDIVANHRGYFRDTGLRRFNGTTLGYVTPWNSHGYDVAKIFAKKFDIISPVWLQIVKQGDRYSVAGTHDIDAGWVTDVRRKGKQAHNQRTVKVFPRFIFDHFTDRDIKLLLSDAQERTKVNDALIKCCKDNGFDGLVLEVWSQLAGRIDDKILYALVLQMAKELQKQQLRLILVIPPFRKDTGNLFGEKHMDKLYKHIFAFSLMTYDFSSVQRPGANAPLYFVRKAVETIAPEGCSDMAAKRAKILMGLNMYGNDYTPDGGGPITFSQYLDLVKHVKRHLTYDERDIENFFEIKNEDGRHIVFYPTLYSINERIKLAQELGTGVSIWELGQGLNYFYDLF; encoded by the exons ATGCGTGCGCCTGATGCGCTCCTGTTCCTCCTCGCTGTCCTGCTTCTCCTGCTGACCTCCGTCCAGGGAACTCTCGCTCCGGACAGTCAGAAACCGAAGAGCAAGCACAGGGAAAGTACGCTGCGTGGCGGTCCCCAAGACAGCAATGTTTTCGATCTGGGATTGGTAAATCACGAACCCTTGGCCAAGGACATCGTGGCCAACCACAGGGGCTATTTCAGGGACACAGGACTAAGACGCTTCAATGGCACCACCTTGGGCTATGTGACCCCA TGGAACTCCCATGGCTATGATGTGGCCAAGATCTTTGCCAAGAAGTTCGACATCATCTCGCCGGTTTGGCTGCAGATTGTGAAGCAGGGGGATCGCTATTCCGTGGCAGGAACCCATGACATCGATGCGGGCTGGGTGACCGACGTCCGGAGGAAGGGAAAGCAGGCCCACAACCAGCGAACAGTAAAGG TGTTTCCCCGCTTCATATTCGATCACTTCACCGATCGGGACATAAAGCTGCTGCTTAGCGATGCCCAGGAAAGGACGAAGGTGAACGATGCCCTGATCAAGTGCTGCAAGGACAATGGCTTCGATGGCCTGGTCCTGGAGGTTTGGTCCCAGCTGGCTGGGCGCATTGATGACAAAATTCTCTATGCACTGGTTTTGCAAATGG cCAAAGAACTCCAGAAGCAGCAGTTGCGCCTTATTCTAGTCATTCCTCCATTCCGCAAGGACACGGGCAATCTTTTTGGAGAGAAGCACATGGACAAGCTGTACAAGCACATATTCGCCTTCTCCCTTATGACCTACGATTTCTCCAGTGTGCAGCGTCCTGGAGCAAATGCACCACTCTATTTCGTCCGCAAGGCTGTAGAGACAATCGCACCAGAAGGATGTTCTGATATGGCGGCAAAACGTGCTAAAATTCTGATGGGTCTGAATATGTATGGCAATGATTACACACCCGATGGCGGAGGACCCATCACCTTCTCTCAGTACTTGGATTTGGTGAAGCATGTGAAGAGGCATCTGACTTATGATGAGCGGGATATTGAGAATTTCTTCGAAATCAA AAACGAAGACGGTCGTCACATTGTTTTCTATCCCACTCTCTACTCGATCAACGAGCGAATAAAGCTGGCCCAAGAGTTGGGCACTGGCGTTTCCATCTGGGAACTCGGGCAGGGACTGAACTATTTCTACGATCTCTTTTAG
- the LOC128262709 gene encoding metallophosphoesterase 1 homolog, translated as MRFLYACFVIVLCALIFCEYVADFVVLQKCKWPEIKRKKYVDDPLRAMILADPHLLGPHRGHWLDKLYREWHMTRAFQAASRLFQPDVVFVLGDLFDEGDMVSDKQFQEYVWRYLKMFHLPPGIPLISVAGNHDVGFHYKMHPFFMTRFENYLNNSSVHLYTIKQIHFVVINSMAMEADGCMFCDQAEDELKNISRTLHCMKYPLEAECARTRRHPYSQPILLQHFPTYRISDTICEEHDAPYIETFRERFHVLSKDATDMLGELLKPRLAFAGHSHHFCHSVNRLGIDEYTVASFSWRNKVNPSFMLATITPDDYVVSKCKMLPQQFVFNSYLSAGMLCLIVIAFQVRKCIKSRRQSSAADHRKVN; from the exons ATGCGATTTCTGTACGCCTGCTTTGTGATCGTTCTGTGCGCCCTGATCTTCTGCGAATACGTGGCGGACTTTGTGGTCCTCCAGAAATGCAAGTGGCCGgaaattaaaaggaaaaagtATGTGGATGATCCGCTGAGGGCGATGATACTGGCGGATCCCCATCTCCTGGGACCGCACCGTGGCCACTGGCTGGACAAGCTATACCGGGAGTGGCACATGACGCGTGCCTTCCAGGCGGCATCCCGGTTGTTCCAGCCGGATGTGGTCTTCGTCCTGGGGGATTTGTTCGATGAGGGCGACATGGTGAGCGACAAACAGTTCCAGGAGTATGTGTGGCGCTATCTGAAGATGTTCCACCTGCCGCCGGGGATTCCACTGATCAGCGTCGCCGGAAACCACGACGTGGGCTTCCACTACAA AATGCATCCATTCTTTATGACGCGTTTTGAGAACTATCTAAACAACTCCTCGGTGCACCTATACACCATCAAACAGATCCACTTTGTGGTGATAAACTCCATGGCCATGGAGGCAGATGGCTGCATGTTTTGTGACCAGGCCGAGGATGAGCTAAAGAATATCTCGCGGACGCTGCACTGCATGAAGTATCCGCTGGAGGCGGAGTGCGCCCGCACCAGGCGGCATCCCTATAGTCAGCCCATCCTGCTGCAGCACTTTCCCACATACCGAATATCGGATACCATATGCGAGGAGCACGATGCCCCGTACATCGAGACGTTCCGCGAACGCTTTCATGTGCTCTCCAAGGACGCCACGGATATGCTGGGGGAACTACTAAAGCCTAGACTGGCATTCGCCGGCCATTCACATCACTTCTGCCACAGTGTAAATCGACTGGGCATCGATGAGTACACGGTGGCCTCATTTAGCTGGCGGAACAAAGTCAATCCCAGCTTTATGCTG GCCACCATCACCCCCGACGATTATGTTGTTTCCAAGTGCAAAATGCTGCCGCAGCAGTTCGTCTTCAACAGCTACCTAAGTGCTGGCATGCTCTGCCTGATTGTCATCGCGTTCCAGGTTCGCAAATGCATCAAAAGCAGACGACAGTCTTCGGCCGCTGATCATCGGAAGGTCAATTAG
- the LOC128262469 gene encoding tripartite motif-containing protein 45 isoform X1, whose protein sequence is MSRANNSKIVFKPKTSIGSKSSQLIDYERIQGELEAVAPTASPPPALPPNSGQGKLMLKLSSAKISLGKISQIPQNSLQASSATDAVRRKSAPQVLAFTIAPKVEAISETQPPSVPKLPGFAPSSGIRRSRTLGLSNGDQAGTTGLPTEDLGLQDRESCSGSEPTSSLAGGGSSTSPESLLDNILSGASSVSVQSSSSSQASNATVAQPIKAKEQLLPKRLLSLKASPQLRISPPTPDTSQPKLQMLPQLLLAASPRPEIFEAPSPLVMSPSRSPAVSPAVSPSPSITLRPSTPPENTITFTDDLKCGICLDVYTDPRTLHCLHSFCLQCLVSENFKDESFWDQDQARSEDPSCYSLKSEMGGSSAELTATVSPARQRGTSFSLRRKKSMDRLVITSKSEGKRSTSSFGTRLTGSFVSESHTRCIRCQSCNYPTDLPLGGVRQLPQNYLLVRRIEALRLQAGEDVISKVWCSLCTDEISATYHCISCTLNLCTLCKEAHERQRTTANHRMRSILELRRARKQKQQQLGLGDSSKLVLRCGIHTNFELKAFCTQCRQLACTDCLVLLHKGHRHETISRAIGHQGKLLKEATDQTRPLCQYAEHSIERLNEIARGINARCDDIQNQVERYMQEYIEALEVHRRTLIQQISRARESKVEVVLKQQLDLEKRTQQALDAVRFSQELCEIGADVEILSYAAILLRRLEYCQQFKPPVDPKISDSLHFLPKIRAPSTKDQRDIPLYGIITMQVVEPGLCTLEWQGFSQLRLHKKADLLLHSRDADGVSLCHGGLEINCMLKYKESSSKFLPVEVSDNRDGTYNISFTPDAQGSLILTITINERPIKGGPFTFQARQVRPHTGIYHCCSFCSGKGNRSVMCSCEGRMPGYSGCGHGHAGHPGRRHWSCCGNVLENSECNVANKLLNT, encoded by the exons ATGAGCAGGGCGAACAACTCGAAAATCGTTTTCAAGCCGAAAACGAGCATCGGAAGCAAGAGTAGCCAGCTAATCGACTATGAACGCATCCAAGGGGAGTTGGAAGCGGTGGCTCCGACAGCCTCGCCTCCACCAGCATTACCTCCCAATAGTGGTCAGGGAAAACTCATGTTGAAGCTGAGCTCCGCCAAGATTTCGCTTGGCAAGATCTCGCAGATTCCGCAAAATAGTCTTCAAGCTTCTTCCGCGACAGATGCAGTGCGTCGAAAATCGGCACCACAGGTCTTAGCCTTTACCATTGCccccaaagtggaagcgattTCGGAAACGCAGCCTCCATCAGTGCCCAAGCTGCCTGGATTTGCGCCAAGCAGCGGCATTCGACGTTCTAGGACATTGGGTTTGTCAAATGGCGACCAAGCAGGGACAACTGGTCTACCCACTGAGGACCTTGGGCTGCAGGACAGGGAAAGTTGCAGTGGCAGTGAGCCCACCAGCAGCTTGGCCGGAGGTGGTAGTTCCACCTCGCCAGAATCCCTACTAGATAATATCCTCAGTGGCGCCTCCTCCGTATCCGTCCAaagtagcagcagcagtcaGGCGAGTAATGCTACGGTGGCACAGCCCATTAAAGCCAAGGAGCAATTGCTTCCGAAAAGGCTACTGAGCTTGAAGGCTTCTCCGCAGTTAAGGATCTCGCCTCCCACGCCGGACACTAGCCAACCCAAGCTGCAGATGCTCCCTCAACTCCTGCTGGCAGCCTCTCCAAGGCCAGAGATCTTCGAAGCCCCATCGCCGCTGGTCATGAGTCCCTCCCGGTCGCCCGCGGTCTCCCCAGCAGTTTCCCCATCACCAAGTATTACCTTGAGACCCAGTACTCCCCCCGAGAACACCATAACCTTTACGGATGATCTCAAGTGCGGCATATGCCTGGATGTTTACACGGACCCCAGAACCCTACACTGTCTGCACTCCTTTTGTCTGCAATGCCTGGTCAGCGAAAATTTCAAGGACGAGTCGTTCTGGGATCAGGATCAAGCCCGCAGCGAGGATCCCTCTTGCTATAGCCTAAAATCGGAGATGGGTGGATCTAGTGCGGAACTCACGGCTACGGTTTCGCCCGCCAGGCAGCGAGGAACAAGTTTCAGTCTTAGAAGAAAGAAGTCTATGGATCGCCTAGTGATCACG TCCAAGAGTGAAGGCAAGCGATCGACAAGCTCCTTTGGGACCCGGTTGACCGGAAGCTTTGTAAGCGAATCTCACACTCGATGCATCCGCTGCCAAAGCTGCAACTATCCCACAGATCTCCCATTGGGTGGAGTGCGTCAGCTTCCACAGAACTATTTGTTAGTCAGACGCATCGAGGCCTTGCGATTGCAGGCTGGGGAGGATGTAATCTCAAAGGTCTGGTGTTCTCTTTGCACCGACGAAATTAGT GCCACCTATCATTGTATCAGCTGCACCCTGAATTTGTGCACCTTGTGCAAGGAGGCACACGAGAGGCAAAGGACCACTGCAAATCACCGGATGAGGAGCATATTGGAGCTAAGACGCGCCAggaagcaaaagcaacagcaattgGGATTGGGAGACAGTAGCAAGCTAGTTCTTCGATGTGGAATTCATACCAACTTCGAGCTGAAGGCTTTCTGTACCCAATGCCGTCAATTGGCCTGTACCGATTGTTTGGTGCTACTCCATAAGGGTCATCGACACGAGACTATATCCCGGGCGATTGGACATCAGGGAAAACTCCTTAAAGAAGCTACAGATCAAACTCGTCCGCTTTGTCAATATGCGGAACACTCCATCGAAAGGTTGAACGAGATCGCCCGTGGAATAAACGCTAGGTGCGACGACATCCAGAATCAAGTGGAGCGTTACATGCAAGAGTACATCGAGGCCTTGGAGGTGCATCGTAGAACCCTCATCCAACAAATCAGTAGAGCCAGGGAGTCCAAAGTGGAGGTTGTACTCAAGCAGCAACTGGATCTGG AGAAACGCACACAGCAGGCTCTGGATGCAGTGCGATTTAGCCAAGAGCTGTGCGAGATTGGCGCCGATGTGGAGATTCTGAGTTATGCGGCTATACTTCTTAGGCGTTTGGAGTATTGTCAACAATTTAAACCGCCAGTCGATCCGAAG ATCTCCGACTCGCTACACTTCTTACCCAAAATTCGGGCTCCGTCGACGAAGGACCAGCGTGATATTCCTCTATATGGCATCATCACCATGCAGGTGGTGGAACCCGGCTTGTGTACCTTGGAATGGCAGGGGTTTTCCCAGCTGCGACTCCACAAAAAGGCAGATCTTCTGTTGCACTCCAGAGATGCCGACGGAGTTTCCCTGTGCCACGGAGGTTTGGAGATTAACTGCATGCTTAAGTACAAGGAATCGAGCTCCAAGTTCCTGCCCGTGGAGGTTTCGGACAATAGGGATGGAACCTACAACATATCCTTTACGCCGGATGCCCAGGGTTCGCTGATCCTAACGATCACAATCAACGAGCGGCCCATCAAGGGAGGTCCTTTCACCTTTCAGGCGCGTCAAGTTCGTCCGCACACGGGCATTTACCACTGCTGCTCCTTCTGCTCCGGAAAGGGCAACCGAAGTGTGATGTGCTCGTGCGAGGGTCGAATGCCTGGATATAGTGGCTGCGGTCATGGACATGCTGGACATCCCGGGAGACGCCACTGGTCCTGCTGCGGAAATGTGCTTGAGAACTCCGAATGCAATGTGGCCAATAAACTTCTAAATACCTAA
- the LOC128262469 gene encoding uncharacterized protein LOC128262469 isoform X3: MSRANNSKIVFKPKTSIGSKSSQLIDYERIQGELEAVAPTASPPPALPPNSGQGKLMLKLSSAKISLGKISQIPQNSLQASSATDAVRRKSAPQVLAFTIAPKVEAISETQPPSVPKLPGFAPSSGIRRSRTLGLSNGDQAGTTGLPTEDLGLQDRESCSGSEPTSSLAGGGSSTSPESLLDNILSGASSVSVQSSSSSQASNATVAQPIKAKEQLLPKRLLSLKASPQLRISPPTPDTSQPKLQMLPQLLLAASPRPEIFEAPSPLVMSPSRSPAVSPAVSPSPSITLRPSTPPENTITFTDDLKCGICLDVYTDPRTLHCLHSFCLQCLVSENFKDESFWDQDQARSEDPSCYSLKSEMGGSSAELTATVSPARQRGTSFSLRRKKSMDRLVITSKSEGKRSTSSFGTRLTGSFVSESHTRCIRCQSCNYPTDLPLGGVRQLPQNYLLVRRIEALRLQAGEDVISKVWCSLCTDEISATYHCISCTLNLCTLCKEAHERQRTTANHRMRSILELRRARKQKQQQLGLGDSSKLVLRCGIHTNFELKAFCTQCRQLACTDCLVLLHKGHRHETISRAIGHQGKLLKEATDQTRPLCQYAEHSIERLNEIARGINARCDDIQNQVERYMQEYIEALEVHRRTLIQQISRARESKVELTG; this comes from the exons ATGAGCAGGGCGAACAACTCGAAAATCGTTTTCAAGCCGAAAACGAGCATCGGAAGCAAGAGTAGCCAGCTAATCGACTATGAACGCATCCAAGGGGAGTTGGAAGCGGTGGCTCCGACAGCCTCGCCTCCACCAGCATTACCTCCCAATAGTGGTCAGGGAAAACTCATGTTGAAGCTGAGCTCCGCCAAGATTTCGCTTGGCAAGATCTCGCAGATTCCGCAAAATAGTCTTCAAGCTTCTTCCGCGACAGATGCAGTGCGTCGAAAATCGGCACCACAGGTCTTAGCCTTTACCATTGCccccaaagtggaagcgattTCGGAAACGCAGCCTCCATCAGTGCCCAAGCTGCCTGGATTTGCGCCAAGCAGCGGCATTCGACGTTCTAGGACATTGGGTTTGTCAAATGGCGACCAAGCAGGGACAACTGGTCTACCCACTGAGGACCTTGGGCTGCAGGACAGGGAAAGTTGCAGTGGCAGTGAGCCCACCAGCAGCTTGGCCGGAGGTGGTAGTTCCACCTCGCCAGAATCCCTACTAGATAATATCCTCAGTGGCGCCTCCTCCGTATCCGTCCAaagtagcagcagcagtcaGGCGAGTAATGCTACGGTGGCACAGCCCATTAAAGCCAAGGAGCAATTGCTTCCGAAAAGGCTACTGAGCTTGAAGGCTTCTCCGCAGTTAAGGATCTCGCCTCCCACGCCGGACACTAGCCAACCCAAGCTGCAGATGCTCCCTCAACTCCTGCTGGCAGCCTCTCCAAGGCCAGAGATCTTCGAAGCCCCATCGCCGCTGGTCATGAGTCCCTCCCGGTCGCCCGCGGTCTCCCCAGCAGTTTCCCCATCACCAAGTATTACCTTGAGACCCAGTACTCCCCCCGAGAACACCATAACCTTTACGGATGATCTCAAGTGCGGCATATGCCTGGATGTTTACACGGACCCCAGAACCCTACACTGTCTGCACTCCTTTTGTCTGCAATGCCTGGTCAGCGAAAATTTCAAGGACGAGTCGTTCTGGGATCAGGATCAAGCCCGCAGCGAGGATCCCTCTTGCTATAGCCTAAAATCGGAGATGGGTGGATCTAGTGCGGAACTCACGGCTACGGTTTCGCCCGCCAGGCAGCGAGGAACAAGTTTCAGTCTTAGAAGAAAGAAGTCTATGGATCGCCTAGTGATCACG TCCAAGAGTGAAGGCAAGCGATCGACAAGCTCCTTTGGGACCCGGTTGACCGGAAGCTTTGTAAGCGAATCTCACACTCGATGCATCCGCTGCCAAAGCTGCAACTATCCCACAGATCTCCCATTGGGTGGAGTGCGTCAGCTTCCACAGAACTATTTGTTAGTCAGACGCATCGAGGCCTTGCGATTGCAGGCTGGGGAGGATGTAATCTCAAAGGTCTGGTGTTCTCTTTGCACCGACGAAATTAGT GCCACCTATCATTGTATCAGCTGCACCCTGAATTTGTGCACCTTGTGCAAGGAGGCACACGAGAGGCAAAGGACCACTGCAAATCACCGGATGAGGAGCATATTGGAGCTAAGACGCGCCAggaagcaaaagcaacagcaattgGGATTGGGAGACAGTAGCAAGCTAGTTCTTCGATGTGGAATTCATACCAACTTCGAGCTGAAGGCTTTCTGTACCCAATGCCGTCAATTGGCCTGTACCGATTGTTTGGTGCTACTCCATAAGGGTCATCGACACGAGACTATATCCCGGGCGATTGGACATCAGGGAAAACTCCTTAAAGAAGCTACAGATCAAACTCGTCCGCTTTGTCAATATGCGGAACACTCCATCGAAAGGTTGAACGAGATCGCCCGTGGAATAAACGCTAGGTGCGACGACATCCAGAATCAAGTGGAGCGTTACATGCAAGAGTACATCGAGGCCTTGGAGGTGCATCGTAGAACCCTCATCCAACAAATCAGTAGAGCCAGGGAGTCCAAAGTGGAG ttaACTGGTTAG
- the LOC128262469 gene encoding uncharacterized protein LOC128262469 isoform X2: MSRANNSKIVFKPKTSIGSKSSQLIDYERIQGELEAVAPTASPPPALPPNSGQGKLMLKLSSAKISLGKISQIPQNSLQASSATDAVRRKSAPQVLAFTIAPKVEAISETQPPSVPKLPGFAPSSGIRRSRTLGLSNGDQAGTTGLPTEDLGLQDRESCSGSEPTSSLAGGGSSTSPESLLDNILSGASSVSVQSSSSSQASNATVAQPIKAKEQLLPKRLLSLKASPQLRISPPTPDTSQPKLQMLPQLLLAASPRPEIFEAPSPLVMSPSRSPAVSPAVSPSPSITLRPSTPPENTITFTDDLKCGICLDVYTDPRTLHCLHSFCLQCLVSENFKDESFWDQDQARSEDPSCYSLKSEMGGSSAELTATVSPARQRGTSFSLRRKKSMDRLVITSKSEGKRSTSSFGTRLTGSFVSESHTRCIRCQSCNYPTDLPLGGVRQLPQNYLLVRRIEALRLQAGEDVISKVWCSLCTDEISATYHCISCTLNLCTLCKEAHERQRTTANHRMRSILELRRARKQKQQQLGLGDSSKLVLRCGIHTNFELKAFCTQCRQLACTDCLVLLHKGHRHETISRAIGHQGKLLKEATDQTRPLCQYAEHSIERLNEIARGINARCDDIQNQVERYMQEYIEALEVHRRTLIQQISRARESKVEVVLKQQLDLDLRLATLLTQNSGSVDEGPA; this comes from the exons ATGAGCAGGGCGAACAACTCGAAAATCGTTTTCAAGCCGAAAACGAGCATCGGAAGCAAGAGTAGCCAGCTAATCGACTATGAACGCATCCAAGGGGAGTTGGAAGCGGTGGCTCCGACAGCCTCGCCTCCACCAGCATTACCTCCCAATAGTGGTCAGGGAAAACTCATGTTGAAGCTGAGCTCCGCCAAGATTTCGCTTGGCAAGATCTCGCAGATTCCGCAAAATAGTCTTCAAGCTTCTTCCGCGACAGATGCAGTGCGTCGAAAATCGGCACCACAGGTCTTAGCCTTTACCATTGCccccaaagtggaagcgattTCGGAAACGCAGCCTCCATCAGTGCCCAAGCTGCCTGGATTTGCGCCAAGCAGCGGCATTCGACGTTCTAGGACATTGGGTTTGTCAAATGGCGACCAAGCAGGGACAACTGGTCTACCCACTGAGGACCTTGGGCTGCAGGACAGGGAAAGTTGCAGTGGCAGTGAGCCCACCAGCAGCTTGGCCGGAGGTGGTAGTTCCACCTCGCCAGAATCCCTACTAGATAATATCCTCAGTGGCGCCTCCTCCGTATCCGTCCAaagtagcagcagcagtcaGGCGAGTAATGCTACGGTGGCACAGCCCATTAAAGCCAAGGAGCAATTGCTTCCGAAAAGGCTACTGAGCTTGAAGGCTTCTCCGCAGTTAAGGATCTCGCCTCCCACGCCGGACACTAGCCAACCCAAGCTGCAGATGCTCCCTCAACTCCTGCTGGCAGCCTCTCCAAGGCCAGAGATCTTCGAAGCCCCATCGCCGCTGGTCATGAGTCCCTCCCGGTCGCCCGCGGTCTCCCCAGCAGTTTCCCCATCACCAAGTATTACCTTGAGACCCAGTACTCCCCCCGAGAACACCATAACCTTTACGGATGATCTCAAGTGCGGCATATGCCTGGATGTTTACACGGACCCCAGAACCCTACACTGTCTGCACTCCTTTTGTCTGCAATGCCTGGTCAGCGAAAATTTCAAGGACGAGTCGTTCTGGGATCAGGATCAAGCCCGCAGCGAGGATCCCTCTTGCTATAGCCTAAAATCGGAGATGGGTGGATCTAGTGCGGAACTCACGGCTACGGTTTCGCCCGCCAGGCAGCGAGGAACAAGTTTCAGTCTTAGAAGAAAGAAGTCTATGGATCGCCTAGTGATCACG TCCAAGAGTGAAGGCAAGCGATCGACAAGCTCCTTTGGGACCCGGTTGACCGGAAGCTTTGTAAGCGAATCTCACACTCGATGCATCCGCTGCCAAAGCTGCAACTATCCCACAGATCTCCCATTGGGTGGAGTGCGTCAGCTTCCACAGAACTATTTGTTAGTCAGACGCATCGAGGCCTTGCGATTGCAGGCTGGGGAGGATGTAATCTCAAAGGTCTGGTGTTCTCTTTGCACCGACGAAATTAGT GCCACCTATCATTGTATCAGCTGCACCCTGAATTTGTGCACCTTGTGCAAGGAGGCACACGAGAGGCAAAGGACCACTGCAAATCACCGGATGAGGAGCATATTGGAGCTAAGACGCGCCAggaagcaaaagcaacagcaattgGGATTGGGAGACAGTAGCAAGCTAGTTCTTCGATGTGGAATTCATACCAACTTCGAGCTGAAGGCTTTCTGTACCCAATGCCGTCAATTGGCCTGTACCGATTGTTTGGTGCTACTCCATAAGGGTCATCGACACGAGACTATATCCCGGGCGATTGGACATCAGGGAAAACTCCTTAAAGAAGCTACAGATCAAACTCGTCCGCTTTGTCAATATGCGGAACACTCCATCGAAAGGTTGAACGAGATCGCCCGTGGAATAAACGCTAGGTGCGACGACATCCAGAATCAAGTGGAGCGTTACATGCAAGAGTACATCGAGGCCTTGGAGGTGCATCGTAGAACCCTCATCCAACAAATCAGTAGAGCCAGGGAGTCCAAAGTGGAGGTTGTACTCAAGCAGCAACTGGATCTGG ATCTCCGACTCGCTACACTTCTTACCCAAAATTCGGGCTCCGTCGACGAAGGACCAGCGTGA